In a single window of the Littorina saxatilis isolate snail1 linkage group LG5, US_GU_Lsax_2.0, whole genome shotgun sequence genome:
- the LOC138965845 gene encoding neuronal acetylcholine receptor subunit alpha-10-like, with protein MAKPDASFFPVIFLWIVFLCRNDNCGLVKAHPHEKDVAVNLDHESHVYLHVLDELHYVKHLRPAASRNDSVVVDMDMALMAVHGLDTSTGILETTLRLSMQWQDPRLMWNASAYGGVKELSVPVDSLWSPNLNLFSTAQGTYKLLNGKHARLQDDGVVTWLCDVMLRSLCPVDLSKFPFDAQTCVLTLESGTALDESIHVHISQSPPQSLMGSTKGHVDTSMAGEWMLLGDELSVSPSKHSVELQVRLGRKSQLYQCLVVGPVVLLALLVPCVFLLPADSTAKITLGGLLQVSICICLRTLCDMLHHNHGSVPSIAIFSIASLALTSISIVMAAFVMSLASRGYTAKPVPAWLSTTFLGRCGLRRWLCMDQYLPVERQPPFATLKNGTDNSVEADADAASLKGSDSSDAKELTRSLRLMLGRYSAEQLVQQGGGEWPEIARVVDRLLFVVFVILFMLTSISLLS; from the exons ATGGCAAAACCAGACGCGTCTTTTTTCCCTGTGATTTTTCTGTGGATTGTTTTCCTCTGTAGAAATGATAACTGTGGATTGGTAAAAG CCCATCCTCACGAGAAAGACGTCGCAGTGAACCTTGACCACGAGAGTCACGTGTATCTGCACGTGCTGGATGAGCTGCACTACGTCAAGCACCTCCGTCCCGCAGCCTCCAGGAATGACTCCGTCGTCGTCGACATGGATATGGCTCTCATGGCTGTTCATGGGCTG GACACATCTACTGGCATATTGGAAACGACACTCAGACTGAGTATG CAATGGCAGGACCCGCGCTTGATGTGGAACGCCTCAGCGTATGGAGGGGTGAAGGAACTCAGCGTGCCTGTCGACAGTCTCTGGTCCCCCAACCTCAACCTCTTCAGCAC TGCTCAGGGAACCTACAAACTGCTGAACGGGAAGCACGCCAGACTTCAAGATGACGGTGTGGTCACGTGGTTGTGTGACGTCATGCTGCGTTCCCTGTGTCCTGTGGACCTGTCCAAATTCCCCTTCGACGCGCAAACCTGTGTCCTTACTCTGGAGTCGGGGACTGCCCTGGACGAGTCCATTCACGTTCATATCTCCCAGTCACCCCCGCAGTCTCTAATGGGCTCGACCAAAGGTCACGTGGACACCAGCATGGCGGGAGAATGGATGCTACTTGGAGACGAG CTGAGCGTGTCCCCCTCCAAGCACAGCGTGGAGCTACAAGTACGCCTGGGCAGGAAGTCCCAACTGTACCAGTGTCTGGTGGTGGGTCCCGTCGTCCTGCTGGCTCTGCTGGTGCCCTGTGTCTTCCTCCTGCCTGCTGACTCCACGGCAAAGATCACGCTGG GTGGCCTTCTGCAGGTGTCCATCTGTATCTGCCTGAGGACGTTGTGCGACATGCTGCACCACAACCATGGATCCGTGCCCAGCATTG CGATATTCAGCATTGCAAGTCTGGCTCTAACCAGTATCAGTATCGTGATGGCGGCCTTTGTCATGTCCCTAGCCAGCAGAGGCTACACCGCCAAACCGGTACCGGCATGGCTCTCCACG ACGTTCTTGGGTCGTTGCGGACTGCGTCGCTGGCTGTGCATGGACCAGTACCTGCCAGTGGAACGCCAGCCGCCATTTGCAACGCTGAAAAACGGAACCGACAACAGCGTGGAAGCCGACGCAGACGCCGCTTCTCTCAAGGGAAGCGACTCGTCCGACGCCAAGGAACTGACGCGCAGTCTTAGGTTGATGCTCGGCCGTTACTCGGCGGAGCAGTTGGTGCAGCAAGGGGGTGGGGAGTGGCCGGAGATCGCTCGTGTGGTGGATCGTCTGCTTTTTGTCGTCTTCGTCATCCTCTTCATGCTGACGTCCATCTCACTGCTGAGTTAG